The nucleotide sequence CACAGCGGTGGAGATTCGCGATGCCTGCCAGCTTTTGGAGAGCTATCACGCCGTCTACCGACGCGATCGCCTCGAACAGCGACGCACTGGCTCGGCGGGACGCTGCCAGCAGCCCAGCAACGCTCAGTTAGCAGAGATGGCCCGCTACGCGATCGGGCCAGGAGCACTCGGTCGAGCTGTCGAGCCCGAACGAGCGATCGCCTTACCTGCAAAGGTCGAGACCGATCCCGAGCGCCTGCTGAGTCAACTGCAACGACTGGCAGAGCGGTTGCGTCAGTACCGCATTTACGTGCGGGGTGGACCGGCCCCCGTCGAATCGCTCGATCGCGACTCCAGCCACAGCGGCAGGAGTGCGTTACAAGTGGCTGCTCCAGATGAGGACCTGCCGGAGCGAGAAGATCGGAATGAGTTTCTGACCTACTACCGGGCTCAGTTCTCGCGGTGTTTGGATCGTGCCATCTCCGACACGGTCGAACGCTGGGTGACCCAGTTACAGCGCAAGAAAACCCCCAAGCACCAACCCTTCTTGCTCGGTCTATCGCTGTTTCACTGTCAGGGGATGTCGATGGGAGACATTGCCCCCCATGTGGGACTGCGAGCTCAATATCAAGTGTCGCGCTTACTCAAGCTGAAAGAATTGCGAGCCGATATTCGCCAAGCGCTGCTGCTCGAGTTACGCAACTGCATTCTCCAAAAACTGGAGAGCTATAAGGAGTTAGAGCAACTTCAAGAGTGGGATCGCAAGCTCGATGCAGCACTGTCGGAACAAATCGACGAGATGCTGCAAGAAGCAGCCGCTGAAGCCAGCGTGGCCCAACATTCTCCCGCCCGCAGCCTTTATGCCCGCAGGCTTTGTCAGTACTTAGACTCCCGGGGTGCCGAATGATGATCTATGACGCAACTGTGACTAACTTGATTCCCGACTTTGAAACCATGCCCCTCGGGGGGATATCCCTCTCGGAATTCCGCCTGCAGCAAGCGAGTCAGTTAGGCCAATCGGCCCTTCAGAATGCGCAGCAATGGTCGGCCTACCTTCAGGCACTGGCTGTTTTTGGGGTAGAAGAGTGGCTGGCCGAGCGCGGTTCGATCGCTCGCTACGATCGCTGTACCACTCTGCAACCGTCCTACGCCAGTTTCCTCTCGACGGCTTGCAACGTGCAGGTGGGTGAATTCAAGCTCTGTTTGATTCCCAGCGGTAGTTTGACGGACGAGTGGGTGAGCCTGTCGCGGGCAGCCGTAGAGTTAGCAGAGTTTGCCGCTCATTTCTACGTCATGGTTGACGTGCGAGAAGAAAACCTCTGGGTCAATGTCAAAGGCTGCGTTTCACGCGATCGCCTCTTGGAACGCTTACAGGCGCAGCAACTGCAACCGCAGGTGGATTGGACCTACGACTGTCCGGTTGCATGGTTCGATAGCACGCCCGAAGACTTAGTATTGTGGCTGCAAGCGGCTTCCTCCAGCGCTGTCGATTTACCTGAGGTGGCTACTCCGTCGGTTACACAGCAGTTGCGCAATCGGCTAATTGAATTGCAGCCTTCTTTGGGATCGGCCCCCCTCTGGCAGGTGTTGAGCTGGGACGAGATGGCTGCCGTACTGGCAAATGCCGATTGGTCTAGCTGGCTGTACAGCACCCTCAGTGCGGCCCGCGATCGCGCATTACAACCGGAGACACCAGCCTCGATCGCAGAACTAGAGGACTCGACAGAGAGAGAGGGACAAACCTCCAGCTCCAGTCGAC is from Synechococcus sp. PCC 7336 and encodes:
- a CDS encoding DUF1822 family protein, which translates into the protein MMIYDATVTNLIPDFETMPLGGISLSEFRLQQASQLGQSALQNAQQWSAYLQALAVFGVEEWLAERGSIARYDRCTTLQPSYASFLSTACNVQVGEFKLCLIPSGSLTDEWVSLSRAAVELAEFAAHFYVMVDVREENLWVNVKGCVSRDRLLERLQAQQLQPQVDWTYDCPVAWFDSTPEDLVLWLQAASSSAVDLPEVATPSVTQQLRNRLIELQPSLGSAPLWQVLSWDEMAAVLANADWSSWLYSTLSAARDRALQPETPASIAELEDSTEREGQTSSSSRPAVSDRAINVGLWLQDKMDAVAREFAWVLMPPMESQMRLASGMRTTGEDVDTIIGELEREGLEIPPHARGAYRDLQWADTCLRLYAITWPHLSSANVPEWTLLVVLGPQTGRSLPPSARLLVRDSAQLLVEQTTTPDRKDTYLYARVVGTWEEKFWVTVDLDLSAPGSSIYLPPFQFHPGSTQL